A genome region from Nitrospira sp. includes the following:
- the folD gene encoding bifunctional methylenetetrahydrofolate dehydrogenase/methenyltetrahydrofolate cyclohydrolase FolD — MAARIIDGKALAQQVREGLAKESAAVLAKTGMKPGLATILVGDDPASHLYVKSKQKACDAAGIYIDDSKLPASTTQAELLALIAQKNADPKIHGILVQLPLPKHIDSKVVLDAVSAQKDADGFHPYNFGRLVEGSPIFEACTPKGVIKMIESTGVSIEGKRAVVLGRSNIVGKPLALMLLHRNATVTICHSKTKDLPAVCREADLLLVAIGKAKFVTADMVRDGAVVIDVGTNRLPDGKVVGDVDFESVSQKAGWISPVPGGVGPMTIAMLLDNTVESAKRMAGMK, encoded by the coding sequence GTTCGTGAAGGACTCGCGAAAGAGTCCGCGGCGGTATTGGCCAAAACGGGGATGAAGCCGGGATTGGCTACGATCTTGGTGGGTGACGATCCCGCCTCGCATCTCTATGTCAAAAGCAAACAGAAGGCCTGCGACGCAGCGGGCATCTATATCGATGACTCGAAGTTGCCTGCCAGCACGACTCAGGCTGAGCTGTTGGCACTGATTGCCCAGAAGAATGCCGATCCGAAGATCCACGGCATTCTGGTGCAGCTGCCGCTGCCGAAACATATCGACAGTAAGGTGGTGCTTGACGCAGTGTCCGCCCAAAAGGATGCCGACGGGTTTCACCCCTACAACTTCGGTCGCCTCGTCGAGGGGAGCCCCATTTTTGAGGCGTGCACGCCGAAGGGGGTCATCAAGATGATCGAGTCGACCGGCGTGTCGATCGAGGGCAAGCGGGCGGTGGTGCTCGGCCGCAGCAACATCGTCGGCAAACCGCTCGCACTTATGTTGCTCCACCGCAACGCCACGGTCACGATTTGCCACTCCAAGACAAAAGACCTTCCGGCCGTGTGTCGTGAGGCGGACTTGCTGTTGGTGGCGATCGGTAAAGCCAAATTTGTGACGGCCGATATGGTGCGCGACGGCGCGGTTGTGATCGATGTCGGAACGAACCGCCTGCCGGACGGCAAAGTGGTGGGGGATGTCGATTTCGAGTCGGTCAGCCAGAAGGCCGGGTGGATCAGCCCGGTTCCCGGCGGCGTCGGCCCGATGACGATTGCGATGTTGCTCGACAATACGGTTGAATCTGCTAAGAGAATGGCAGGGATGAAATAG
- a CDS encoding response regulator: protein MLAILRLLQRVRQTLSRSRHGQPPAPSHGKQAPADRDPREMTLYESEEKYRSLFESSRDAIMILYPPNWNFTACNPATVELFGARDAAHFTSLGPWDVSPEFQPDGEASMAKAPEMIGLAMQNGSHLFEWMHKRINGPDFLASVQLTRITLKGTSGLQATVRDITEQRRSEVALHAYATFQKAMLDNAGHAIISCKPDGTIQGFNPAAEALLGYSAEELIDKQSPAVFHDSDQVVARAHQFSQELGTTIEPGFDVFAEKCRRNLPNEHEWTYICKDGTQRTVLLNVTALREADGRITGYLGIASDITPLKQAARELLAAKEAAEAANRSKSQFLANMSHEIRTPMNGVLGMTELLLTTTLDARQHHLTQTIQQSGEALLAVINDILDFSKIEAGKLKLEQVDFDIQETVEDAVELFANSAQRKGLELTCRMPGVPLALRGDPTRLRQALLNLVGNAIKFTPQGEINVRIEIAEETTETVTLRFVVKDSGLGIPLDAQGRIFEAFSQADGTTTRRFGGTGLGLTIVKELATLMQGQVGVESQVGSGSTFWFTAVLRRQPVPTAPAADAEQTLAGRRVLVVDDTATNREILHDHLRAWNAHPTLASSGQDALDCLASAADQHQIFDLAILDLHMPDMDGLRLAQLIRSDERWAGLPLLMLTSVGYDAHAPDAPHIDSWMTKPVRKSLLRRSLLGLLHNIPRMASPPSVAPTASSAFRILLVEDTPVNRDVATGMLEILGHHVFAVENGRLGVEAAAQQPFDLILMDCQMPEMDGFTATAAIRRQEALTNNHRHVPIIALTANAMEGDRARCLAAGMDDYLTKPFTVAQMHAVLTEWLTPQSVTTNEIDPPPFAQAIDTAPPAAREEEPVTACIDKAAWDAILSLQRPGRPDILSRVLATYLDDSRLLVEQIRAAVQSQDSAALSRTAHRLKSSSAQLGVLATAAHCKELEALGRLARIDEAAHLVSQLIEAHQQACTTITSELHQRSSQ from the coding sequence ATGCTAGCGATCCTCCGCCTGCTTCAGCGCGTTCGTCAGACGCTGTCCCGGAGTCGACACGGGCAGCCGCCGGCCCCATCCCATGGCAAGCAGGCGCCCGCAGACCGGGATCCACGCGAAATGACCCTGTATGAAAGCGAAGAGAAGTACAGAAGCTTGTTCGAATCGTCGCGCGACGCGATCATGATCTTGTACCCGCCGAACTGGAACTTCACGGCCTGTAACCCAGCCACTGTCGAACTCTTCGGAGCACGAGACGCGGCGCACTTCACATCACTGGGGCCATGGGACGTCTCACCCGAATTTCAGCCGGACGGCGAGGCCTCCATGGCCAAAGCGCCCGAGATGATCGGACTGGCGATGCAGAACGGCTCCCATCTGTTCGAGTGGATGCACAAACGAATCAACGGGCCGGACTTCCTGGCGAGTGTGCAGTTGACCCGCATCACATTGAAAGGGACCTCAGGGCTGCAGGCGACCGTCCGCGACATTACTGAACAACGCCGCAGCGAGGTCGCCCTCCACGCCTATGCTACGTTTCAGAAAGCCATGCTGGATAACGCGGGCCATGCGATCATCTCCTGCAAACCCGACGGCACGATCCAAGGCTTCAATCCGGCAGCAGAAGCTCTGCTGGGATACAGCGCTGAGGAGCTAATTGACAAACAAAGCCCAGCCGTCTTCCATGATTCGGACCAAGTGGTGGCGCGTGCACACCAGTTCTCCCAGGAATTGGGCACCACGATCGAACCGGGCTTTGATGTTTTTGCCGAAAAGTGCCGGAGGAATCTTCCTAACGAGCATGAGTGGACCTACATTTGCAAAGATGGAACCCAGCGAACGGTGCTCTTGAATGTGACCGCGCTGCGCGAGGCAGATGGCCGCATCACCGGCTACCTCGGCATCGCCTCCGATATCACGCCGCTCAAGCAAGCCGCTCGGGAATTGCTCGCGGCCAAGGAAGCGGCCGAAGCCGCCAATCGCTCGAAGTCGCAGTTCCTGGCGAACATGAGCCATGAAATCCGAACCCCGATGAATGGGGTGCTCGGGATGACCGAACTTCTACTCACCACCACCCTCGACGCCCGGCAACATCACCTCACGCAGACCATTCAACAGTCCGGCGAGGCGCTGCTGGCCGTGATCAACGACATTCTCGATTTTTCGAAGATCGAAGCCGGGAAGCTGAAGTTGGAGCAGGTCGACTTCGACATTCAGGAAACGGTTGAGGACGCGGTGGAACTCTTCGCCAACTCCGCCCAACGCAAGGGCTTGGAGTTGACCTGCCGCATGCCGGGGGTGCCTCTTGCCCTTCGCGGAGATCCCACTCGACTGCGCCAAGCGCTGCTCAATCTCGTGGGCAACGCGATTAAATTTACTCCGCAAGGAGAAATCAACGTTCGCATTGAAATCGCGGAGGAAACGACAGAAACCGTCACCCTTCGATTCGTCGTGAAAGACTCCGGCCTCGGCATTCCCCTTGACGCACAAGGCCGTATCTTTGAAGCGTTCTCACAGGCCGATGGCACCACCACACGTCGATTTGGCGGGACAGGCCTTGGACTGACCATCGTCAAGGAGCTGGCCACACTGATGCAGGGGCAGGTGGGGGTGGAGAGCCAGGTGGGCAGCGGTTCCACCTTTTGGTTTACCGCGGTGCTGCGGCGGCAGCCGGTTCCAACAGCCCCCGCTGCGGATGCGGAACAAACCCTTGCCGGCAGGCGAGTCCTCGTGGTGGACGACACCGCGACCAATCGTGAGATTTTACACGACCATCTCCGCGCATGGAACGCTCACCCAACCTTGGCATCCTCGGGACAGGACGCCTTGGACTGTTTAGCGAGCGCTGCGGATCAGCACCAGATATTCGATCTCGCCATTCTCGATCTACACATGCCGGACATGGATGGTTTACGGCTGGCGCAACTGATTCGGAGCGACGAACGGTGGGCCGGCCTGCCCCTCCTCATGCTGACGTCGGTCGGGTATGATGCCCACGCCCCTGACGCACCGCATATAGACTCCTGGATGACCAAGCCGGTGCGCAAATCCCTACTCCGCCGCTCCCTCCTTGGGCTGCTCCATAACATCCCACGGATGGCCAGTCCACCGTCCGTGGCCCCAACAGCCAGCAGCGCCTTTCGCATCCTCCTAGTCGAGGATACGCCGGTGAATCGTGATGTCGCCACCGGCATGTTGGAGATTCTCGGTCACCACGTATTTGCCGTGGAGAACGGCCGTCTCGGTGTGGAAGCCGCCGCGCAGCAGCCGTTCGATCTCATTCTCATGGATTGCCAGATGCCTGAGATGGACGGCTTCACCGCCACCGCGGCGATTCGCCGGCAAGAAGCTCTTACGAACAACCACCGTCATGTGCCCATCATTGCACTCACCGCCAACGCCATGGAAGGCGATCGCGCCCGCTGTCTTGCCGCCGGCATGGACGACTATCTCACCAAACCGTTTACCGTCGCGCAGATGCACGCCGTCCTCACTGAATGGTTGACGCCACAATCCGTCACGACGAACGAGATAGATCCGCCCCCCTTCGCCCAGGCCATCGACACCGCGCCACCTGCGGCCAGAGAAGAAGAACCCGTCACGGCATGCATCGACAAGGCCGCCTGGGATGCGATTCTGTCACTGCAACGCCCGGGACGACCCGACATCTTGTCCCGCGTGCTGGCTACCTACTTGGACGATTCTCGGCTGCTAGTAGAACAGATTCGCGCCGCCGTGCAGTCCCAAGATTCTGCCGCGCTCTCCCGGACCGCCCACCGATTGAAGTCCAGCAGCGCCCAGCTCGGCGTCTTGGCCACCGCCGCCCATTGCAAAGAATTGGAGGCACTAGGACGGCTTGCTCGCATCGACGAGGCCGCGCACCTGGTGTCGCAACTCATCGAGGCCCATCAGCAGGCCTGCACGACCATCACCTCGGAACTGCATCAGCGCTCCAGCCAATAG
- a CDS encoding symmetrical bis(5'-nucleosyl)-tetraphosphatase → MATYAIGDVQGCFASLRQLTKTIGFNPAQDRLWFVGDLVNRGPDSLGVLRYIRGLGPAAVTVLGNHDLFLLAAAAGLAPLRRDDTLSQVLNAPDCDELTAWLRQQPLLYREGSYVLVHAGLLPHWTIEEARQLAMEAETALRGEQFSAMLRALHPSGHLQWAPDLRGPVRVATITKVLTRLRTCSDDGVMESTFSGPPKLTPQGFHPWFDVPDRRNATAAIVFGHWAAMGLHVSENLLGLDSGCVYGRQLTAVRLEDRKIFQVRCEETRGGK, encoded by the coding sequence ATGGCTACCTATGCAATCGGCGATGTGCAAGGCTGCTTTGCCTCGCTCAGGCAACTCACGAAGACGATTGGATTCAATCCGGCACAGGATCGTCTCTGGTTCGTAGGGGACCTCGTCAATCGCGGGCCGGATTCACTCGGTGTTCTGCGATATATTCGCGGGCTCGGGCCGGCAGCGGTCACCGTACTCGGCAATCACGACCTGTTCCTGTTGGCCGCTGCGGCCGGCCTGGCACCCCTGCGCCGCGATGATACGCTGAGCCAAGTCCTGAACGCCCCGGATTGCGACGAACTCACGGCCTGGCTCAGACAACAACCCTTGCTCTATCGAGAGGGCTCCTATGTACTCGTCCATGCCGGGCTCTTGCCGCACTGGACGATCGAGGAGGCCCGGCAATTGGCCATGGAAGCCGAAACGGCGCTGCGCGGAGAACAATTCAGCGCAATGCTACGCGCCCTTCACCCCAGCGGTCATTTGCAGTGGGCTCCCGATCTAAGAGGCCCTGTGCGCGTTGCCACCATCACGAAAGTCTTGACCCGACTACGAACCTGCTCCGACGACGGTGTCATGGAATCAACCTTCTCCGGCCCCCCGAAACTCACACCCCAAGGATTTCACCCCTGGTTCGATGTTCCGGATCGCCGCAATGCGACCGCAGCGATTGTGTTCGGACATTGGGCCGCAATGGGCTTACACGTCTCAGAAAATCTGCTCGGACTGGATAGCGGCTGCGTGTATGGGCGACAACTCACCGCAGTGCGACTGGAGGACCGGAAGATCTTTCAAGTGCGTTGTGAGGAAACGCGTGGAGGCAAGTGA
- a CDS encoding methylenetetrahydrofolate reductase C-terminal domain-containing protein encodes MHKRPPIPDGSLKAECPKFMSHGPCGGVRKGGFCEVYPDMTCPWVTLYNKLNELGQLEWMKQV; translated from the coding sequence GTGCATAAGCGTCCCCCGATTCCGGACGGCTCACTCAAAGCCGAATGCCCGAAATTCATGAGCCACGGCCCGTGCGGGGGCGTCCGTAAAGGCGGCTTCTGCGAAGTCTACCCGGACATGACCTGCCCGTGGGTCACGCTTTACAATAAACTCAATGAATTGGGCCAGCTGGAGTGGATGAAACAAGTCTAA
- a CDS encoding DUF309 domain-containing protein: protein MEASEPPVTVGWPRYSRRLLPTYRFLPGLTPHPRHNPLEHSFGQPESLPRPCEHDHWSHSKDYLYAIDLYNFAYWWEAHEVLEGLWHACGRTTTAGNFFQALIQFAAAHLKRALGNESAAHNLARYGLLRLKNCPTPYMGLDIEMFAQDVTVWMGNTSRPNVRIRLETYGNGQSVQGTL from the coding sequence GTGGAGGCAAGTGAGCCGCCAGTTACGGTCGGTTGGCCCCGCTACAGCAGGAGGCTGCTGCCGACCTACCGGTTCCTCCCAGGGCTGACTCCGCATCCCCGTCACAATCCACTGGAACATTCCTTCGGACAACCGGAATCGCTCCCGCGCCCGTGTGAACACGACCACTGGTCGCACTCGAAGGACTATCTGTATGCGATCGATCTGTACAACTTCGCCTATTGGTGGGAAGCGCATGAAGTGTTGGAGGGCCTATGGCATGCGTGCGGACGCACAACTACGGCAGGCAACTTCTTCCAAGCCCTCATTCAGTTCGCCGCCGCCCATCTCAAGCGGGCACTTGGCAATGAATCGGCCGCCCACAACCTTGCCCGCTACGGGCTCTTACGCCTGAAGAACTGCCCCACCCCCTACATGGGGCTTGATATCGAAATGTTCGCCCAGGACGTCACAGTGTGGATGGGCAACACAAGCCGGCCAAACGTGCGTATTCGATTAGAAACCTACGGCAACGGGCAATCAGTACAAGGGACCTTGTGA
- the queF gene encoding preQ(1) synthase produces MTGKGSKKRQRDGATTKLGYNERHAKSGISIPLPDIETFPNQYKGYDITIVIPEYTAICPKTNLPDFGTITLHYKPDKHCLELKALKMYIHAYRNVGIFYENAVNRILHDVVRACRPVWAQVTGDFTARGGLSSKIQARYR; encoded by the coding sequence GTGACAGGGAAGGGCAGCAAGAAACGGCAGCGAGACGGAGCAACAACCAAGCTCGGCTATAACGAACGGCACGCCAAGAGTGGAATCTCTATTCCACTGCCCGATATTGAGACCTTCCCCAACCAATACAAGGGATACGACATCACGATCGTCATCCCCGAATACACCGCCATTTGCCCTAAAACGAATTTGCCCGACTTCGGAACCATTACCCTTCACTACAAACCCGACAAGCATTGCCTCGAGCTCAAAGCGCTCAAAATGTACATCCATGCCTATAGAAACGTCGGAATTTTCTACGAAAATGCCGTCAATCGCATCCTTCACGACGTTGTACGCGCATGCCGACCAGTTTGGGCTCAAGTCACGGGCGACTTTACGGCACGTGGGGGCCTGTCCAGCAAGATTCAGGCACGCTACCGTTGA
- a CDS encoding 2-oxoacid:acceptor oxidoreductase family protein, whose product MAKRFNIRMAGVGGQGVVTGSHILSTAVINAGGESTIVPFYGSEKRMAPVESYVRVSDEPIYEIGEITFPHIIIIFHPQVITHGKSYTMPFYFGLKEDGIALINNDGPMKLHRDQARELEERRARLYYFPATKLSLEVAGMDLCTNMALMGCIGAITGLTTVEALEQSVKDRFLGKGFVVSGGTAALDSVVERKFKKKQELIDKNVAVIQAGWNYAVDHGWAAPTVKRSEVRATVSA is encoded by the coding sequence ATGGCGAAACGTTTCAACATTCGGATGGCGGGTGTGGGTGGTCAAGGCGTTGTGACAGGCTCACACATTCTGAGCACCGCGGTGATTAATGCCGGTGGGGAAAGTACGATTGTTCCGTTCTATGGGTCGGAAAAGCGTATGGCTCCGGTGGAGAGTTATGTGCGGGTATCAGACGAGCCCATCTACGAAATCGGGGAAATCACCTTCCCGCACATCATTATCATTTTCCATCCACAAGTGATCACGCACGGGAAATCGTACACGATGCCGTTTTACTTCGGACTGAAGGAAGACGGTATTGCGTTGATCAACAATGATGGTCCGATGAAGCTTCATCGGGACCAGGCTCGTGAGTTAGAAGAACGCCGTGCAAGACTGTACTATTTCCCCGCTACGAAGTTATCCCTCGAAGTGGCGGGGATGGACTTGTGCACGAATATGGCCTTGATGGGTTGCATCGGAGCGATTACCGGATTGACCACCGTTGAAGCGTTGGAGCAGTCGGTCAAGGATCGGTTCCTTGGCAAAGGATTCGTGGTCTCCGGGGGAACCGCCGCCCTGGACAGTGTCGTCGAGCGGAAATTTAAAAAGAAGCAGGAATTGATCGACAAGAATGTCGCGGTAATTCAGGCCGGCTGGAACTACGCAGTCGACCATGGTTGGGCTGCACCGACGGTCAAGCGATCCGAAGTCCGTGCGACTGTGAGCGCCTAA
- a CDS encoding thiamine pyrophosphate-dependent enzyme yields MSLDYVKFSNGFEKFMPKEYRDMVEHGPFGKKVSVSQMGSFKEVLEEHPMCAGCAMTLFIRLAMIAFPNPEDTITVGTAGCGRLAISQAAIPFVYGNYGDQNGVASGLSRGLRLRFGDKPKDVVVMAGDGGTADIGFQQVLHSWFRKERFTTIMLDNEVYGNTGGQESGMTNRGAVLKMAPLGKKFEKMDMLQMAKVAGCAYVATVVPNNPRRVESVIKKAVLIAREVGSTYIQAYTSCNIEYAIPTDKVMEDAKNVENDRYQFSEYITDEAKQFLTERYGYKEFLPKPAAPAPGLPKA; encoded by the coding sequence ATGAGCCTTGATTACGTCAAGTTTTCAAACGGCTTTGAAAAGTTCATGCCGAAAGAATATCGGGACATGGTTGAGCATGGTCCCTTTGGAAAAAAGGTGTCCGTCTCTCAGATGGGCTCCTTCAAGGAAGTGCTTGAAGAACACCCGATGTGTGCCGGTTGCGCGATGACCCTCTTTATCCGCCTCGCGATGATTGCCTTCCCCAATCCCGAAGATACCATTACTGTTGGAACTGCTGGTTGCGGCCGCCTGGCTATTTCTCAGGCTGCGATCCCCTTCGTGTACGGTAACTATGGCGATCAAAATGGCGTGGCCAGCGGGTTGTCCCGTGGTTTGCGACTTCGATTCGGCGATAAACCGAAGGATGTGGTCGTCATGGCCGGTGACGGTGGTACGGCGGATATCGGCTTTCAGCAGGTTCTTCACTCCTGGTTCCGCAAGGAACGGTTCACCACGATCATGCTCGACAATGAGGTCTACGGAAACACCGGTGGGCAGGAGAGTGGTATGACGAATCGGGGCGCTGTGCTGAAGATGGCTCCGCTGGGGAAGAAGTTTGAGAAGATGGACATGCTGCAGATGGCGAAGGTCGCCGGTTGCGCCTACGTCGCGACGGTGGTGCCCAATAATCCACGCCGGGTGGAAAGCGTCATCAAGAAGGCCGTATTGATCGCCAGAGAGGTTGGTTCCACATACATTCAGGCCTACACATCCTGCAACATTGAGTACGCCATTCCGACCGACAAGGTCATGGAAGACGCAAAGAATGTTGAAAACGATCGCTATCAGTTCTCCGAATACATTACAGACGAAGCGAAGCAATTTCTTACGGAACGGTATGGCTATAAGGAATTTCTCCCGAAGCCGGCTGCTCCTGCTCCTGGGCTCCCGAAAGCCTGA
- the panB gene encoding 3-methyl-2-oxobutanoate hydroxymethyltransferase → MTVPDLQKCKRDRRKITVVTAYDALFARIVEQAGIDVILVGDSLGVVVQGKSNTLAVTMEEMLYHTKLVVGATQRSLVIGDMPFLSYQVSQEEALRNAGRFIQAGAHAVKLEGGAAMADRVSAIVKIGIPVMGHLGMTPQSVHQYGGYKVQGKGKDRAQQLLEDAQALEAAGAMGIVLEAIPSGLAKAVTEALTIPTIGIGAGPHCDGQVLVLYDLLGLFDEFVPKFVKPYAHLKVDAIQALRRYKDEVEQGTFPSDSESYH, encoded by the coding sequence ATGACTGTCCCTGACTTGCAGAAGTGCAAGCGCGATAGGCGGAAGATCACAGTTGTCACCGCGTACGACGCGCTGTTTGCACGCATTGTCGAACAGGCGGGCATCGACGTGATTCTGGTGGGTGATTCTCTGGGTGTGGTGGTACAGGGCAAGTCCAATACCCTCGCGGTCACAATGGAGGAGATGCTGTACCACACCAAGCTGGTGGTCGGAGCCACTCAGCGGTCGTTGGTGATCGGCGATATGCCCTTTCTGTCTTATCAGGTCAGCCAGGAAGAGGCGCTTCGAAACGCCGGCCGGTTCATTCAGGCCGGAGCCCACGCCGTGAAGCTGGAAGGTGGGGCGGCGATGGCGGATCGTGTGTCGGCGATCGTGAAGATCGGTATCCCTGTGATGGGGCATCTCGGAATGACGCCTCAATCGGTCCATCAGTACGGGGGGTATAAGGTCCAGGGGAAGGGCAAAGATCGGGCGCAGCAACTGCTTGAAGATGCGCAAGCATTGGAAGCCGCCGGGGCTATGGGGATCGTCCTGGAAGCGATTCCATCGGGGTTGGCGAAGGCCGTGACGGAAGCGCTCACGATTCCGACGATCGGTATTGGCGCCGGCCCGCATTGCGACGGTCAGGTGCTGGTGCTGTATGACCTGCTGGGTTTATTCGATGAGTTTGTGCCGAAATTCGTCAAGCCCTATGCCCATCTGAAGGTAGATGCCATCCAAGCTCTCCGCCGCTACAAGGATGAAGTTGAGCAGGGGACCTTTCCCTCCGACTCTGAAAGTTATCACTAG
- a CDS encoding carbon monoxide dehydrogenase beta subunit family protein, translating into MTQDTRERIIVPGPAGFHPPSAAQLGVALPDPGEGLYYGLLEPNEDVVIEEMARKMLTSPNATIFPGPLVLWAWNNHAVEKAKAVLEIAAQIPEVMIIPMPDYRPKYPKIDPEEVINPNHPNLTIWGNKIEACIFIGVHCHYANLTLKMIRAGTNCCTMAICAEQGHEDAMLTIRDSDTLKLKKTAQIFKKVREEMGIKLPDNGENVRFTGTQSKVHGGKAHTDPMTFMPSAAGVGSAATFGHSAEQMKREG; encoded by the coding sequence ATGACGCAAGATACAAGAGAGAGAATTATCGTGCCGGGGCCAGCCGGATTCCATCCTCCATCAGCAGCTCAATTGGGGGTAGCATTGCCTGATCCAGGCGAAGGACTCTACTATGGGCTGCTGGAACCGAACGAAGATGTCGTGATCGAAGAGATGGCTCGGAAAATGCTGACAAGCCCAAATGCAACGATTTTCCCGGGGCCTCTCGTCTTGTGGGCGTGGAACAATCATGCTGTCGAGAAGGCGAAGGCCGTATTGGAAATTGCGGCTCAGATTCCTGAGGTGATGATTATTCCCATGCCAGATTATCGCCCCAAGTACCCCAAGATTGACCCTGAAGAAGTCATCAATCCCAATCACCCCAATCTCACCATTTGGGGCAACAAGATTGAGGCCTGTATTTTTATCGGCGTTCACTGTCACTATGCCAATCTGACGCTGAAGATGATTCGTGCAGGGACGAACTGCTGCACCATGGCTATTTGTGCCGAGCAGGGGCATGAGGACGCCATGCTGACCATTCGCGATTCGGATACGTTGAAACTGAAGAAGACTGCGCAAATCTTCAAGAAGGTTCGTGAGGAAATGGGCATTAAGCTTCCTGATAATGGCGAAAATGTCCGTTTCACCGGAACTCAGTCCAAGGTTCATGGCGGAAAGGCGCATACGGATCCTATGACCTTCATGCCGTCCGCTGCTGGCGTAGGCAGTGCGGCCACATTCGGCCACTCAGCTGAGCAGATGAAGCGCGAGGGCTAA
- a CDS encoding pyruvate ferredoxin oxidoreductase yields MYLVAHIDVEICASKSCKLCTQYCPEANTIQYSEEMGKEKGFKYGSAYVAVDRCKGCAQCVWVCDNMAKNNAIKMIMIDQLPMAALTDNITYSDKSTTAVLASPVVG; encoded by the coding sequence ATGTATTTAGTCGCCCATATCGATGTCGAAATTTGTGCCTCGAAGAGCTGTAAGCTCTGCACTCAGTATTGTCCTGAGGCCAATACCATTCAGTATAGCGAGGAGATGGGGAAAGAGAAGGGCTTTAAGTATGGCTCAGCCTACGTGGCTGTAGATCGTTGTAAGGGATGCGCGCAATGCGTGTGGGTCTGCGACAACATGGCGAAGAACAATGCCATTAAGATGATCATGATTGATCAATTACCGATGGCCGCGCTGACCGATAACATCACATATAGCGATAAGAGTACGACGGCGGTCTTGGCGAGCCCAGTAGTCGGGTAA
- a CDS encoding methylenetetrahydrofolate reductase has translation MSREPRRLKEVLAQGQFAVTVEYNPPKGTNLTHVVESAKSLVGRVHGVNVTDNTAAIVRAGSLPVCRVLYELGHDPVMQLTCRDRNRIAMQSDLMGAHILGIRNILCLTGDYPTVGDHKEAKPVYDLDSVQVMQLVTGLNNGKDYAGNKLDGATAFTIGGAVTPEADPLGPMLVKFEVKVRAGAEFFQTQAVYQPEQFKTFMQAVRPFKVKVLAGILLLRSAKMAEFMNANIPGVCVPQDMIDEMRAAGDKRALDVGVEIAVRTIKAVRPYCDGVHIMAIKSTERLPEILTKAELG, from the coding sequence ATGAGCCGAGAGCCGCGGCGACTCAAAGAGGTATTGGCCCAGGGGCAATTTGCCGTCACGGTGGAATATAACCCGCCGAAAGGCACGAACCTGACCCATGTGGTTGAGAGTGCCAAGTCGCTCGTCGGGCGCGTGCACGGGGTGAATGTCACCGACAATACGGCGGCGATCGTACGAGCCGGGTCGTTGCCGGTCTGCCGTGTGTTATATGAGCTGGGGCATGACCCGGTGATGCAGTTGACCTGCCGGGATCGCAATCGTATCGCCATGCAATCCGATCTCATGGGTGCGCACATCCTGGGCATCCGGAATATCCTGTGTCTGACCGGGGACTACCCCACCGTAGGCGACCATAAAGAAGCGAAGCCGGTGTACGACCTGGATTCCGTTCAAGTCATGCAACTGGTAACGGGCTTGAACAACGGGAAGGACTATGCGGGCAATAAGCTCGACGGGGCCACCGCCTTTACGATCGGCGGGGCCGTGACTCCTGAAGCCGATCCGCTCGGCCCGATGTTGGTCAAATTCGAGGTCAAGGTGCGGGCCGGTGCCGAATTCTTTCAAACCCAGGCGGTGTATCAGCCTGAACAATTCAAAACGTTCATGCAGGCGGTGCGTCCGTTCAAAGTGAAAGTGCTCGCCGGAATTCTGTTGCTGCGCAGTGCCAAGATGGCAGAATTCATGAACGCCAACATTCCAGGCGTCTGTGTGCCGCAGGATATGATCGATGAAATGCGCGCCGCAGGCGACAAGCGCGCGCTCGATGTCGGTGTTGAGATCGCCGTACGCACCATCAAAGCGGTGCGGCCTTACTGCGACGGTGTACACATCATGGCGATTAAATCGACGGAACGGCTGCCGGAAATTCTCACAAAAGCAGAGCTGGGGTGA